A region of Centropristis striata isolate RG_2023a ecotype Rhode Island chromosome 17, C.striata_1.0, whole genome shotgun sequence DNA encodes the following proteins:
- the trmt10a gene encoding RNA (guanine-9-)-methyltransferase domain-containing protein 2 codes for MASAGVNSGASAQQEDDAGDQSSEKIMSSNGGEAAAENQSVSKRQRKKLLKQQKWEEERELRKQRRKERKQQRRLERHNHHQEDEGGEAQTVRKRPRREVIPSSLRLVVDCSFDNLMLIKDIRKLHKQIQRCYAENRRALHPAQFYLTSLGGQLKQSMDEKDKGWVNWKDITLKTEHYSEVVAKDELVYLTSDSPNVLEELDDKKAYVIGGLVDHNHHKGITFERAKELGISHAQLPLSSFVKMNSRKVLAVNHVFEIILAYLEKGSWKEAFFTVLPQRKGAVAVDQHGTTIHENEEENSDSNSDPDTPDHTEKRA; via the exons ATGGCTAGTGCTGGCGTCAACAGTGGAGCTTCAGCTCAGCAGGAGGATGATGCTGGAGATCAGAGCAGTGAGAAGATAATGAGCAgtaatggaggagaagcagcagcagaaaaccaAAGCGTGTCCAAAAGGCAAAGGAAGAAGCTTCTGAAGCAGCAGAAATGGGAAGAAGAGAGGGAGCTACGAAA GCAGAGACGAAAGGAGAGGAAGCAACAGCGTCGGCTGGAGAGACACAATCATCATCAGGAGGACGAGGGAGGAGAGGCCCAGACTGTCAGGAAACGTCCACGCAGAGAGGTCATACCCAGCTCACTGAGGCTGGTGGTGGACTGCAGTTTTGACAACTTAATGCTGATCAAG GATATCCGGAAGCTTCACAAACAGATCCAGCGGTGCTATGCTGAAAACAGACGAGCCTTGCATCCAGCACAG TTTTATCTGACGAGCCTGGGAGGACAGCTGAAACAGAGCATGGATGAAAAAGACAAAGGATGGGTCAACTGGAAG GACATCACCCTTAAAACAGAACACTACAGTGAAGTTGTGGCAAAGGACGAGCTGGTCTACCTGACATCAGACTCTCCCAATGTGCTAGAAGAGCTAGACGACAAAAAGGCCTACGTGATAGGAGGCCTGGTGGATCACAATCACCATAAG GGGATCACCTTTGAGAGGGCGAAGGAGCTGGGAATCAGTCATGCTCAGCTTCCCCTCAGCAGTTTTGTCAAGATGAACAGTCGGAAGGTTCTGGCAGTCAACCATG TGTTTGAGATCATCCTGGCATACCTGGAAAAGGGAAGCTGGAAGGAGGCGTTCTTCACCGTCCTGCCTCAGAGGAAAGGAGCAGTGGCTGTCGACCAGCACGGAACAACTATTCATGAAAACGAAGAGGAAAATTCAGACTCCAACTCTGACCCCGACACACCTGACCACACTGAGAAAAGAGCCTAA